Proteins encoded together in one Acholeplasma hippikon window:
- a CDS encoding peptidylprolyl isomerase: MADILLKLRVKNFGEMKIELYPEIVPNTVANFVDYVESKFFNGLIFHRIIKNFMIQGGGGVEKKRPIKGEFTANGFKNELKHTKGVISMARTSDPNSATSQFFIMHKDAPHLDGQYAAFGKVIEGLEIIDKIATVRTDYYDKPYENVVIESFEVIEKNVDLPKVQYV; the protein is encoded by the coding sequence ATGGCTGACATATTATTAAAATTAAGAGTTAAGAATTTTGGAGAAATGAAAATTGAATTATATCCTGAAATTGTACCAAACACAGTTGCTAATTTTGTGGATTATGTTGAATCTAAATTCTTCAATGGCTTAATTTTCCATAGAATCATCAAAAACTTTATGATTCAAGGTGGTGGTGGGGTTGAAAAGAAACGCCCTATCAAAGGTGAATTCACTGCGAATGGATTCAAAAATGAATTAAAACACACTAAGGGTGTCATTTCTATGGCTAGAACAAGTGACCCTAATTCAGCGACTTCTCAATTCTTTATTATGCATAAAGATGCTCCACATTTAGATGGACAATATGCTGCATTTGGTAAAGTTATTGAAGGTTTAGAAATCATTGATAAGATTGCTACTGTTAGAACAGATTATTATGACAAACCTTACGAAAATGTAGTTATTGAATCATTTGAAGTTATTGAAAAAAACGTAGATTTACCTAAAGTCCAATACGTATGA
- the mvk gene encoding mevalonate kinase: protein MDDLGLGVASGKIILIGEHSVVYGKPAIALPFNQAQISSKVYKTDAPITIDCIYFKGNLEEAPDVLFGIKQLINIVLVYLNQPFKNIHIKIESNLPAQRGLGSSAAVSIAVVRSLFDAFDVQLTQDRLNHFVDIAEQIHHLNPSGLDSTTIASGKAVFYQKDLGKSVIELKMDAVLIVADTGVKGLTKEAVSEVKRLWNENPTVVNPVMDRLEQLTNEAKIYLENNEVIRLGLAMTEAHQLLRSINVSDEKLEKLVEVALANGALGAKLTGGGKGGCMIALAKHTEQAILISDALKQVGADNTWFYDLKEIII from the coding sequence ATGGACGATTTAGGATTAGGGGTCGCTAGTGGCAAAATCATATTAATTGGTGAACACTCAGTTGTTTATGGTAAACCTGCCATTGCACTTCCTTTTAATCAAGCACAAATTTCATCAAAAGTGTATAAAACTGATGCACCAATTACAATAGATTGTATTTACTTTAAAGGGAATTTAGAAGAAGCACCGGACGTATTGTTTGGAATTAAACAATTAATTAATATTGTTTTAGTATATTTAAATCAGCCATTTAAAAATATTCACATCAAAATTGAATCTAATTTGCCTGCGCAAAGAGGATTGGGTTCATCAGCAGCTGTATCTATTGCAGTTGTTCGATCATTGTTTGATGCATTTGATGTTCAATTAACACAAGATAGATTAAATCACTTTGTAGATATTGCTGAACAAATTCACCACTTAAATCCAAGTGGACTAGATTCTACAACAATTGCATCTGGAAAAGCAGTGTTTTATCAAAAAGATTTAGGAAAAAGCGTCATTGAATTAAAAATGGATGCAGTTTTAATTGTTGCTGATACTGGGGTTAAAGGATTAACTAAAGAAGCAGTTAGCGAAGTCAAAAGACTTTGGAATGAAAATCCAACTGTTGTTAACCCAGTTATGGATAGATTAGAACAATTAACAAATGAAGCAAAAATATATTTAGAAAACAATGAGGTTATTAGACTTGGTTTAGCAATGACTGAAGCACACCAATTGTTAAGAAGTATTAATGTATCAGATGAAAAATTAGAAAAATTAGTAGAAGTAGCTTTAGCTAATGGTGCACTTGGTGCTAAGTTAACAGGTGGCGGTAAGGGTGGTTGTATGATTGCTCTTGCTAAGCATACTGAACAAGCAATTTTAATTTCTGATGCTTTAAAACAAGTTGGTGCAGATAACACATGGTTTTATGACTTGAAGGAAATTATTATATGA
- a CDS encoding carbohydrate kinase family protein, translated as MKKIVVIGGTNIDLLAHTFDQVVLEDSNPGYINKSFGGVARNIAENLARLGMDVTLLTALGKDAMSFVSLAKRINLKLSYQQISQTPTYLAVHNKNGEMVVAVSAMEEFEKLNENFILKHSKLIEDADIVVLDANLSESALSFLFKNYKKTYYVDLISSHKAYKFLPYISKIHTLKINEVEGKKISNKENPYDIGQELLNQGLKSVYLTLGKNGAYNFTNKQTDFYQKSFESKMQNDTGAGDAFFAGVIFAEQENINPLKTGTILAHMTLQTKDTVNKKIKPSLVMSLVKEK; from the coding sequence ATGAAGAAAATAGTTGTCATTGGTGGTACCAATATCGATTTATTAGCACACACCTTTGATCAAGTGGTTTTAGAAGATTCAAATCCGGGATATATCAATAAATCATTTGGTGGAGTTGCTAGGAACATTGCAGAAAATCTCGCTAGATTAGGTATGGATGTAACACTACTTACGGCGTTAGGTAAAGATGCAATGAGTTTTGTTTCTTTAGCAAAAAGAATTAACTTAAAGTTAAGTTATCAACAAATCAGTCAAACACCTACTTATCTTGCAGTTCATAATAAAAATGGTGAAATGGTTGTTGCAGTATCTGCAATGGAAGAGTTTGAAAAATTGAATGAGAATTTTATCTTAAAGCATTCTAAACTTATTGAAGATGCTGATATTGTTGTTTTAGATGCTAATTTAAGTGAAAGTGCACTTTCATTTTTGTTTAAAAACTATAAGAAAACTTATTATGTAGATTTAATCAGTTCGCATAAAGCCTATAAATTCTTACCTTATATTTCAAAAATTCATACATTAAAAATTAATGAAGTTGAAGGAAAAAAAATTTCTAATAAAGAAAATCCATATGATATTGGGCAAGAATTATTAAACCAAGGTTTAAAGAGCGTATATTTAACACTTGGAAAAAATGGGGCTTATAATTTCACAAATAAGCAAACTGATTTTTATCAGAAATCATTTGAATCTAAGATGCAAAATGATACTGGTGCTGGAGATGCGTTTTTTGCTGGAGTCATTTTTGCTGAACAAGAGAACATTAATCCATTGAAAACAGGAACAATTCTAGCTCACATGACACTTCAAACAAAAGATACAGTCAATAAAAAAATTAAACCTAGCTTAGTCATGAGTTTAGTTAAGGAGAAATAA